The genomic DNA agGACACACGCACACGTTTGTCAGCCTGTGAACAGAGCTCAGCTTTTCGAGAAGGGTTTCTCATGCCCTTGTTTATGGCCCAGGGTCGGGAGCTCTTGGCGTGCGCTCCGACGGGATCAGGAAAAACGCTGGCGTTCTCACTCCCTCTACTAGCGCACCTTCAGCAGCCTGCAAATCTGGGCTTCAGAGCCCTGATCATCTCCCCGACCAGAGAACTGGCCAGCCAGGTGAGACTGTTGCAACATCAGTTAGAAACGTGTATTTTTAAAACGTAACAAGAACATTTTTAGGCAGTTTGAAATGAAAGAGTGGGTTTTTTTATGTTCTTAAAGCGTAAAAACGTCTCGTTCTGATCAGACCTACAGAGAACTGCTCCGCTTGTCAGAGGGAGTTGGCTTCAGGGTTCACATCATTGATAAAGCTTCCCTCGCTGCCAAGAAATATGGACCCCAGTCAAACAAGAAATACGGTTAATTAAAGCAAACATCTTCATTTGAATTAAAGCGTGAAATCTTGCTTTTCCTCACTGTATAAATCCTGTTTCTGTGTgtagatattcttgtcagcactcCAAACAGACTCATCTACCTTCTGAAGCAGGATCCTCCCGCTGTCGACCTCAGCAGGTAACATTTGCTTTGCTCTCTTCTTTTTTGTTATCCTAATTTTTTCACCGACGTTGTTTTGCTGCCCAGCGTGGAGTGGCTGGTGGTGGACGAGTCCGATAAGCTGTTTGAGGGCGGTAAGACGGGCTTCAGAGAGCAGCTGGCCACGGTTTTTCTCGCCTGCTCCGGAGCAAAGGTGCGCAGAGCTTTCTTCAGCGCCACGTGCACGTCGGAGGTGGAACAGTGGTGCCGACTCAACCTGGACAACCTGGTTTCTGTCAACATTGGCCACAGGTGAGCCCTCACCAGTATGAGCGCTTCTGGTGTGGGTTTGTTTCATATCTTCGGTGTTGTTCTGCAGGAACACGGCGGTGGAGACGGTGGAACAAGAGCTGCTTTTTGTCGGAACGGAGAACGGGAAGCTCGTTGCCGTGAGGGACATCATTAAAAAAGTAAAACGGGTGGAAGAGTTTTGGTTTTTAAGCTTTTCTCAGGTGAAACAAAGATGTGTTTGCTTTGTTTTCAGGGTTTCCTGCCTCCCATGCTGGTGTTTGTTCAGTCTATAGAACGAGCTCGGGAGCTCTTCCATGAGCTGGTTTACGAAGGCATCAACGTTGACGTGATCCACGCCGAGCGTacgcagcagcaggtgcagctagaCGCCAGTCGCTCACCATTAGGGTTATATGTGATGACCTTTGTGTTATTGGTGTCCTCTTCTGTCTCAGAGGGACAACGTGGTGAACAGCTTCCGCTCCGGTAAGATTTGGGTGTTGATCTGCACGGCTCTGCTCGCCAGAGGAATCGACTTCAAAGGAGTGAACCTCGTGCTGAATTACGACTTTCCCACCAGCTCTGTGGAGTACATTCACCGAATCGGTTCGTCGAGGAAACAAACGGCAGTTTTGTGAAAAAAGACCGAAACGTTGATGTTCCGTTTCACAGATTTTTACTCCAGTTTTGACATTTTCTTACGTAGTAAATTATAATAATTTCCAAATGATGactcgaaacaaaaatcgagggaAGTCAGAGTACCAGAACATTTATTTTTCCTCATTTATTGTCTCTCTGTTTATTTTCAGGTCGCACTGGCAGAGCGGGACATCGGGGCAAGGCCATCACCTTGTTCACAGAGAACGACAAGCCGCTGCTTCGCAGGTAAAAAACACGAACTCATAAACATGTACGAGTTGTTTTTGTGCATCTCTGCCCTCTACAGAATATCTGACTTGAGTTTAGGTGTGGGCATTTATGTTTTTCACCTTATATTGGTTCATCGGAGCGGGACAGGgcacattaactcattcgctgccagcgttcctcaccgtttttactgtttttttaagagtgacagaacgttgtgtgctagcatgatgtcgacgccaaaactaccaaaacaaagcggagactcgcctcttacatcaggaagaatcagcgcgtttcgagcgttatccgttcttttataatctgttgttgaattgtgatcggcagaagcttttccggttcgtgcctcacttttttttacagcagcggctcaaaacgatctaacatggattttctgctgcctgatcacgtgacgtgtgacgaatgcgggtgaagatcggctttagagctgggatgtttgttctcacggtgcgggggctcgttccaacgcccacacagtaaaaacatagtcgtcattggcagtgaatgagttaatacattaaaaaaataaacttttttaccTTATTGTCTGTTTCTCATCTAAACAGCATAGCTAATGTCATAAAACAAGCTGGCTGTCCAGTACCGGACTACATGATAGGCTTCAAGAAAATACACAGGTACGAACCTAAAACCCTTTACCTTTTATTAAACTCCACCCAGTTCCATATTGGTTTAACTCTGGACTTACTTCCTCCTGCAAGCCTTAGCTCCTGCAGAGCTTATCTTTTGTTGCGCTGATGGCCCATTTACCGAAATGTACCATTGCACATTGCCACATTTGCGTTTGCATTTGCTCCGATTCATCAGATGAGGTATCAGTGACCTGGAGAAACACTGAAACCTCTCCTCCATCAGAGTCTGCTTCGTCCATTTTCTGAAGCATGGCCGGAGCCTGTTGCGCGTTGAGGTTCCTCCTGTGTGGCTGTGATCCAGAAGCCATCATGCTGTGCGTTCTGAGAAATGCCAAGAAGAAATGACTTTCCCTCATGGAGACCTCTGCTTTTATACACATTCAGTGATGCAAAAATCCTCCACCCGGGTTTACCCTGGCTTACAAATGCAAATCATGTTGCCCTTGCAGAACCAACTAGACCTGTCCGGCGTTCTAAGCTGAGTGAACGGGGTAGAAGGGCCTTGGTCAGGAAGGTGACCAAGACCCCGATGGTCACTCTGTCAGAGCTCCAGCATTGCTCTGTGGAGAGAGGAGAACCTTCCAGAAGGACATCCATCTCTGTAGCAATCCACCAATCAGGCCTGTATGGTAGCGTGCCCAGGCGGAAGCCACTCTTATGTAAAAGACACACGACAGCCTGCCTGGAGTTTGCTCAAAGGCACCTTATGGGCTCTCAGACCATGAGAAACTAAatcctctggtctgatgagacaaaAATTGAACTCTTTTGAGAATTTTGGAGAAAATACCATCCCTACAGTGAAGCATAGTGGTGGCAGCAAAAAAAGTGGAAAAACTGGTTTTACCTGGCTTGCAATTGTAAACATCAAGCCCTGgcagaaccccccaccccccgtttaGTGGCTCATCAGCAAAACAAAAGGAAGACAATTGAGCAAGCCAGGGACGCCTGGAGCCTGATTTTGCACTAATTTGCGCGGGCTCAGTAAATCTAGTGTTAATCATCACTTTTGTTTTTAGCAAAGTAAAGCGAAGGCTTGAGAAGAAACCTCCCAGGAGAACCACCATTTGCACGACTCCTCGCTTTCTGATGAAGAAAAAGGGCAAAGAGCAGAAAACCGGACAAAAGCGAGCAGCGAGTGGGACGCAGAAAGGAGAGGCTGAAGCTCCACAGCAGCAGAGAGCGCTTAAGAAGAGGAAAGGAGGAGCAGGACCACTCACAGAAGCAACGCAGAAGATGGTGTCAGGAGTTAAAGCTAAAAAGTAAAGAAAGTTTGTGTCTAACTTAGAAAATCTGCCTTATTGGTTAATAAATCTGTCTCTTTTTATCAGGAAAAAGGGGACACGAAAGAGGGACGGAAGAACAGTGGTACAAACAGACCACTAAGAAGATGAATATGGACTTTGGTCTTTAATTTAATCAAAATTCAACA from Nothobranchius furzeri strain GRZ-AD chromosome 10, NfurGRZ-RIMD1, whole genome shotgun sequence includes the following:
- the ddx52 gene encoding probable ATP-dependent RNA helicase DDX52, yielding MDTFELFRKLGAGAKFDLKRFGQDAARFKVSRSQGEENTSDRLSVIDYFGAGSANGAQSDEEGSGDNEKGGRRKRKEEVKDVKLKKKRAKRNQGELEAGGRQPNKESSVTWTSSLEENQSDGKEKSSLRRLKHLHQEKVNRIRTEHRINVHGCDVPDPVCTFEELQSEYHLNPCILQNLKDAGLNAPTPIQMQAIPLMMHGRELLACAPTGSGKTLAFSLPLLAHLQQPANLGFRALIISPTRELASQTYRELLRLSEGVGFRVHIIDKASLAAKKYGPQSNKKYDILVSTPNRLIYLLKQDPPAVDLSSVEWLVVDESDKLFEGGKTGFREQLATVFLACSGAKVRRAFFSATCTSEVEQWCRLNLDNLVSVNIGHRNTAVETVEQELLFVGTENGKLVAVRDIIKKGFLPPMLVFVQSIERARELFHELVYEGINVDVIHAERTQQQRDNVVNSFRSGKIWVLICTALLARGIDFKGVNLVLNYDFPTSSVEYIHRIGRTGRAGHRGKAITLFTENDKPLLRSIANVIKQAGCPVPDYMIGFKKIHSKVKRRLEKKPPRRTTICTTPRFLMKKKGKEQKTGQKRAASGTQKGEAEAPQQQRALKKRKGGAGPLTEATQKMVSGVKAKKKKGTRKRDGRTVVQTDH